Proteins from a single region of Elusimicrobiota bacterium:
- a CDS encoding CDP-alcohol phosphatidyltransferase family protein has translation MTLPNKLTLARLATAPVAFGCLWSRRPALLLAALILYLLAMLTDAVDGWIARRTGQTSDFGALADPLADKVLVIGALVAFLRVPQIDVPDWAVFLIIARELIVGTLRALAAVSGKVIKAGTAGKWSMLAQSVCVLFLLALLAAAANGIPVDTRLLGLSGHLVVLCLAASWGSGALYIYRARALLRRSWEGPGERP, from the coding sequence GTGACCCTCCCCAACAAGCTGACGCTCGCCCGGCTGGCGACGGCCCCGGTGGCGTTCGGCTGCCTCTGGTCCCGCCGCCCCGCGCTGCTCCTCGCGGCGCTCATCCTCTACCTGCTCGCGATGCTCACCGACGCCGTCGACGGCTGGATCGCGCGGCGCACCGGACAGACGAGCGATTTCGGCGCGCTCGCCGACCCCCTGGCCGACAAGGTGCTCGTCATCGGCGCGCTCGTCGCCTTCCTGCGCGTCCCGCAGATCGACGTCCCGGACTGGGCGGTCTTCCTCATCATCGCCCGCGAGCTCATCGTCGGGACCCTGCGCGCGCTCGCGGCGGTCTCCGGCAAGGTGATCAAGGCCGGCACGGCCGGGAAGTGGAGCATGCTCGCGCAGAGCGTCTGCGTGCTCTTCCTGCTCGCGCTGCTCGCCGCGGCCGCCAACGGCATCCCAGTGGACACCCGCCTGCTCGGACTCTCGGGCCACCTGGTCGTGCTCTGTCTCGCCGCCAGCTGGGGAAGCGGCGCCCTCTACATCTATCGGGCGCGCGCCCTGCTGCGCCGCTCCTGGGAAGGCCCGGGCGAGCGGCCGTGA
- a CDS encoding ATP citrate lyase citrate-binding domain-containing protein, which translates to MAQRGIREYDGKRMLFTALSERFPSFEDRARKLALVTPETKESELLAEHPWLKKEKLVVKPDQLFGKRGKHGLVCLNADWKAAWAWIRARMQKSATVGKTEGTLTHFLIEPFTPHADDEEYYVAFKAEKEHDVVYFSTKGGIYVEEHWDKVLETRVPVLEEPGSFTMKLPVAAKRQEATLELLRGLHRLFAEGHFTYLEINPFTFAGDEPVPLDLVAKVDDTGAFECRKLWAGLEFPAAFGSSSRPEEAFIKSLDEKSGSSLKLTILNPEGRVWLMVAGGGASVIYTDTVCDLGASKALANYGEYSGNPTTDETCHYARTILDLMTRKKDAKGKVLLIGGGIANFTDVAKTFTGIIKALEEYKAKLVEHKVRIYVRRGGPNYKEGLERMRRLGTTLGVPIEVYGPETHMTKIVSMALKG; encoded by the coding sequence ATGGCCCAGCGCGGCATCCGGGAATACGACGGCAAGCGCATGCTGTTCACGGCGCTCTCCGAGCGCTTCCCCTCCTTCGAGGACCGGGCGCGGAAGCTCGCGCTCGTGACGCCCGAGACGAAGGAGAGCGAGCTGCTCGCCGAGCACCCGTGGCTGAAGAAGGAGAAGCTGGTGGTCAAGCCGGACCAGCTCTTCGGCAAGCGCGGCAAGCACGGGCTCGTCTGCCTGAACGCCGACTGGAAGGCCGCCTGGGCCTGGATCCGCGCGCGCATGCAGAAGAGCGCGACGGTGGGCAAGACCGAAGGGACGCTCACGCACTTCCTCATCGAGCCCTTCACCCCCCACGCCGACGACGAAGAGTACTACGTCGCCTTCAAGGCGGAGAAGGAGCACGACGTCGTGTACTTCTCGACGAAGGGCGGCATCTACGTCGAGGAGCACTGGGACAAGGTCCTCGAGACCCGCGTCCCGGTGCTCGAGGAGCCGGGGAGCTTCACGATGAAGCTCCCCGTCGCGGCGAAGCGCCAGGAGGCGACGCTCGAGCTCCTGCGCGGGCTGCACCGCCTCTTCGCCGAGGGGCACTTCACCTATCTGGAGATCAATCCCTTCACCTTCGCAGGAGACGAGCCCGTCCCGCTCGACCTCGTCGCGAAGGTCGACGACACCGGGGCCTTCGAGTGCCGCAAGCTGTGGGCCGGCCTCGAGTTCCCCGCCGCCTTCGGCAGCTCCTCGCGGCCCGAGGAGGCCTTCATCAAGAGTCTCGACGAGAAGAGCGGCTCCTCGCTGAAGCTCACGATCCTCAACCCCGAGGGCCGGGTCTGGCTCATGGTGGCCGGCGGCGGAGCCTCCGTCATCTACACCGACACCGTCTGCGACCTCGGCGCCTCGAAGGCGCTGGCCAACTACGGCGAATATTCGGGCAACCCGACCACCGACGAGACCTGCCACTACGCGCGCACCATCCTCGACCTCATGACCCGCAAGAAGGACGCGAAGGGCAAGGTCCTCCTCATCGGCGGCGGCATCGCGAACTTCACCGATGTGGCCAAGACCTTCACCGGCATCATCAAGGCCCTCGAGGAGTACAAGGCGAAGCTCGTCGAGCACAAGGTCCGCATCTACGTGCGGCGCGGCGGCCCCAACTACAAGGAGGGCCTCGAGCGCATGCGCCGGCTCGGGACCACGCTGGGCGTGCCCATCGAGGTCTACGGCCCGGAGACGCACATGACGAAGATCGTCTCGATGGCGCTGAAGGGGTGA
- a CDS encoding NADP-dependent isocitrate dehydrogenase has product MAKVEKIRVKTPLVEMDGDEMTRIIWQMIKDKLIHPWLSIDLKYYDLGVEHRDETDDKVTVLCAEAIKKYGVGVKCATITPDTDRVKEYKLKKAWPSPNGTIRSILDGTVFRKPIMCSNIVPAVRSWSKPIIIGRHAYGDLYKSADCQVKGPGLAELVFTPSGSGKPTRIPIHDFKGPGILMGMHNTEKSIASFARACINYAISERVPLWFASKDTISKRYHAFFKEVFQDEVKKRHADLEKAGVEYRYLLIDDAVAQIMKHEGGILWACKNYDGDVMSDMVAAGFGSLGMMTSVLVSPDGKFEYEAAHGTVRRHYYEHKKGNPTSTNSVASIFAWTGALRKRGELDKTPQVVDFADSLEKAVIGCIEDGIVTKDLMKLVTPTPKSHETTEGFIDKVAQRLRLNLEKSALPAAFQPLAVN; this is encoded by the coding sequence ATGGCAAAAGTCGAGAAGATCAGGGTCAAGACTCCGCTGGTGGAGATGGACGGCGACGAGATGACGCGCATCATCTGGCAGATGATCAAGGACAAGCTGATCCACCCCTGGCTCAGCATCGATCTGAAGTACTACGACCTCGGCGTCGAGCATCGCGACGAGACGGACGACAAGGTCACCGTCCTCTGCGCCGAGGCCATCAAGAAGTACGGCGTCGGCGTCAAATGCGCCACCATCACTCCCGACACCGACCGGGTCAAGGAGTACAAGCTCAAGAAAGCCTGGCCCTCGCCCAACGGCACCATCCGCAGCATCCTCGACGGCACCGTGTTCCGCAAGCCGATCATGTGCTCCAACATCGTCCCGGCGGTGCGCAGCTGGTCGAAGCCCATCATCATCGGCCGCCACGCCTACGGCGACCTCTACAAGTCCGCCGACTGCCAGGTGAAGGGCCCGGGGCTCGCCGAGCTCGTCTTCACCCCCTCCGGAAGCGGCAAGCCCACCCGCATCCCCATCCACGACTTCAAGGGGCCCGGGATCCTGATGGGCATGCACAACACCGAGAAGTCCATCGCCTCCTTCGCGCGCGCCTGCATCAACTACGCGATCTCGGAGAGGGTGCCGCTGTGGTTCGCCTCCAAGGACACCATCAGCAAGCGCTACCACGCCTTCTTCAAGGAGGTCTTCCAGGACGAGGTCAAGAAGCGTCACGCCGACCTCGAGAAGGCCGGCGTCGAGTACCGCTACCTCCTCATCGACGACGCCGTCGCGCAGATCATGAAGCACGAGGGCGGGATCCTCTGGGCCTGCAAGAACTACGACGGCGACGTCATGAGCGACATGGTCGCCGCCGGCTTCGGGTCGCTCGGCATGATGACCTCCGTGCTCGTCTCCCCCGACGGGAAGTTCGAGTACGAGGCCGCCCACGGGACGGTGCGCCGCCACTACTACGAGCACAAGAAGGGCAATCCGACGAGCACGAACTCCGTGGCGTCCATCTTCGCCTGGACCGGCGCCCTGCGCAAGCGCGGCGAGCTCGACAAGACGCCCCAGGTCGTCGACTTCGCGGACTCCCTGGAGAAGGCGGTCATCGGCTGCATCGAGGACGGCATCGTGACCAAGGACCTCATGAAGCTGGTCACCCCGACCCCGAAGAGCCACGAGACCACCGAGGGCTTCATCGACAAGGTCGCCCAGCGTCTGCGCCTGAACCTCGAGAAGAGCGCGCTGCCGGCGGCGTTCCAGCCGCTCGCGGTGAACTGA
- a CDS encoding 1-deoxy-D-xylulose-5-phosphate reductoisomerase: MKQLSIIGSAGSIGTQTLDVVRQFPDKFKVAGLASFNEVELVARQAAEFKPKAVALADKAAAEKLRSLVPPGVEVYGGPDAASRIATLPEADTVVTAVVGAVGIGPTLEAVAMGKNIALANKETLVAAGELVMPAVRKAGVTLMPIDSEHSALFQCLNGEKRAEVRRLVLTCSGGPFRGRRLDDLINISAEQALGHPTWNMGAKITIDSSTLMNKGLEVIEAMWLYDMPVDRVDVVVHPQSIIHSMVEFVDGNIMAQLGCHDMRLPIQYALGYPERLENERLRLDFEKVAKLTFERPDKETFRCLQLAYDAAHAGGTLPAVMNASNEVVVGAFLQGKAGYLEIPKTVEKVMRMCGSTPARDLETVLGADREARAKTRELLRLPVAA, encoded by the coding sequence ATGAAACAGCTCTCCATCATCGGTTCCGCCGGCTCCATCGGCACGCAGACCCTCGACGTCGTCCGCCAGTTCCCCGACAAGTTCAAGGTCGCGGGCCTCGCCTCCTTCAACGAGGTCGAGCTCGTCGCCCGGCAGGCCGCCGAGTTCAAGCCCAAGGCCGTCGCCCTCGCCGACAAGGCCGCCGCCGAGAAGCTGCGCTCCCTGGTCCCCCCCGGCGTCGAGGTGTACGGCGGGCCCGACGCGGCCTCCCGCATCGCGACGCTCCCCGAGGCGGACACCGTCGTCACCGCCGTCGTGGGCGCCGTCGGCATCGGCCCGACCCTCGAGGCCGTCGCCATGGGCAAGAACATCGCGCTGGCCAACAAGGAGACCCTCGTCGCCGCCGGCGAGCTCGTCATGCCCGCCGTGCGCAAGGCCGGGGTGACGCTCATGCCCATCGACTCCGAGCACTCGGCCCTCTTCCAGTGCCTCAACGGCGAGAAGCGCGCCGAGGTGCGCCGCCTCGTGCTGACCTGCTCCGGCGGCCCCTTCCGCGGCCGGCGCCTCGACGACCTCATCAACATCTCGGCCGAGCAGGCGCTCGGGCACCCGACCTGGAACATGGGCGCGAAGATCACCATCGATTCCTCGACCCTCATGAACAAGGGCCTCGAGGTCATCGAGGCCATGTGGCTCTACGACATGCCCGTCGACCGCGTCGACGTCGTCGTGCACCCGCAGAGCATCATCCACTCCATGGTGGAGTTCGTCGACGGCAACATCATGGCCCAGCTCGGCTGCCACGACATGCGCCTGCCCATCCAGTACGCGCTCGGCTACCCCGAGCGGCTCGAGAACGAGCGCCTGCGCCTGGACTTCGAGAAGGTCGCGAAGCTGACCTTCGAGCGGCCCGACAAGGAGACCTTCCGCTGCCTCCAGCTCGCCTACGACGCCGCCCACGCGGGAGGCACCCTCCCCGCCGTCATGAACGCCTCCAACGAGGTCGTCGTCGGCGCCTTCCTCCAGGGGAAGGCCGGCTACCTCGAGATCCCGAAGACCGTCGAGAAGGTCATGCGCATGTGCGGCAGCACGCCCGCCCGGGACCTCGAGACCGTGCTCGGCGCCGACCGCGAGGCGCGCGCGAAGACCCGCGAGCTGCTCCGCCTGCCCGTCGCGGCCTAA
- a CDS encoding phosphatidylglycerophosphatase A has protein sequence MIDRLCLEIATGVHLSYIPGWLLRRTPLSRLGLPPRWTGGGLVGTALGWALVGLLPSDGWSGAAALAAAAGAAVFVCGRAESVLGGHDDPRIIFDETVGFWFAAYGHPRAFAPMLAAFLLFRVFDASKPGPLRRLDALPGGLGVTIDDLAAGVLANLSLCALALAFPALA, from the coding sequence GTGATCGACCGACTCTGCCTCGAGATTGCGACCGGCGTCCATTTAAGTTATATTCCCGGCTGGCTTCTCCGACGGACGCCGCTCTCCCGTCTGGGTCTGCCGCCGCGCTGGACCGGCGGGGGGCTCGTAGGAACGGCGCTCGGATGGGCCCTGGTCGGGCTGCTGCCCTCGGACGGCTGGAGCGGAGCGGCGGCCCTCGCCGCCGCGGCCGGCGCCGCGGTCTTCGTCTGCGGCCGCGCCGAGAGCGTCCTGGGAGGACACGACGATCCGCGCATCATCTTCGACGAGACGGTCGGCTTCTGGTTCGCGGCGTACGGACACCCGCGCGCCTTCGCCCCGATGCTCGCGGCTTTCCTCCTCTTCCGCGTCTTCGACGCGTCCAAGCCCGGCCCCCTGCGCCGCCTCGACGCGCTCCCGGGAGGCCTCGGCGTGACGATCGACGACCTCGCCGCGGGCGTCCTCGCGAACCTCTCGCTCTGCGCGCTGGCCCTCGCGTTCCCCGCTCTGGCATGA
- a CDS encoding citrate/2-methylcitrate synthase, which yields MKKHDDAELFTPDTRAIVYGNQTAAIVRMLDFDYACGRRTPSVAAIVDPGKDGWHKAFFGRTEILIPVHRSVAEAAAAHPKADVLVNFASFRSAFATTMEALAAPTIRTVAVIAEGVPERRARILAATAKKLGKWVIGPATVGGIKAGCFKIGNAAGTYENIVESKLHRPGSVGFVSKSGGLSNECYNIIARASDGLYEGVAIGGDAWPGSSLLDHILRYERIPEVKIIAALGELGGTGELEIVEALKKGRIRKPLVIWVTGTCSKMFPAGVQFGHAGAKAGSQLETADAKNEALRKAGAVVPKSFDDYAEELGRVYADLVRRRKLKPAEDVPAPALPLDYAQALKEGRIRKPTVFINTISNDRKEELEYNGLPITKVIGDDLGVGGVIGLLWFKKTLPPYARKFIELAMMLTADHGPAVSGAHNAIVAARAGKDVISALVSGLLTIGPRFGGAIDDAARVFKKAHDAGLTPERFLREMKERNENIPGIGHRVKSLENPDMRVTLLKDFCRKNFKKTELLDYALEVEKLTTLKRSNLILNVDGCIGICFVDLLRGSGAFTKKEADEIVELGCLNALFVVSRSIGLIGHVLDQKRLKQPLFRAAYDDIAYMTTEA from the coding sequence ATGAAGAAACACGACGACGCGGAACTCTTCACCCCGGACACCCGGGCGATCGTCTACGGCAACCAGACGGCCGCCATCGTGCGCATGCTCGACTTCGACTACGCCTGCGGACGCAGGACGCCGTCCGTCGCGGCGATCGTGGATCCGGGCAAGGACGGCTGGCACAAGGCCTTCTTCGGCCGCACCGAGATCCTCATCCCCGTCCACCGCTCCGTCGCCGAGGCGGCGGCGGCGCACCCGAAGGCCGACGTCCTGGTCAACTTCGCCTCCTTCCGCAGCGCCTTCGCGACGACGATGGAGGCCCTCGCGGCCCCCACGATCCGGACCGTCGCCGTCATCGCCGAAGGGGTGCCGGAGCGGCGCGCGCGCATCCTGGCGGCCACCGCGAAGAAGCTGGGCAAGTGGGTCATCGGCCCGGCCACCGTCGGCGGCATCAAGGCCGGCTGCTTCAAGATCGGCAACGCCGCGGGCACCTACGAGAACATCGTCGAGTCGAAGCTCCACCGCCCCGGCAGCGTGGGCTTCGTGTCGAAGTCCGGCGGCCTCTCCAACGAGTGCTACAACATCATCGCCCGCGCGAGCGACGGCCTCTACGAGGGCGTCGCCATCGGCGGAGACGCCTGGCCGGGCTCCTCGCTCCTCGACCACATCCTCCGCTACGAGCGCATCCCCGAGGTGAAGATCATCGCCGCCCTGGGCGAGCTCGGCGGCACCGGCGAGCTCGAGATCGTGGAGGCGCTCAAGAAGGGCCGCATCCGCAAGCCGCTCGTCATCTGGGTGACCGGGACCTGCTCGAAGATGTTCCCGGCCGGCGTCCAGTTCGGCCACGCCGGCGCGAAGGCCGGCTCGCAGCTCGAGACCGCCGACGCGAAGAACGAGGCGCTGCGCAAGGCGGGGGCCGTGGTCCCGAAGAGCTTCGACGACTACGCCGAGGAGCTGGGGAGGGTCTACGCGGACCTCGTCCGCCGCAGGAAGCTGAAGCCCGCCGAGGACGTTCCCGCTCCCGCTCTGCCCTTGGACTACGCGCAGGCGCTCAAGGAGGGACGCATCCGCAAGCCGACCGTCTTCATCAACACCATCTCCAACGACCGCAAGGAGGAGCTGGAGTACAACGGCCTCCCCATCACGAAGGTCATCGGCGACGACCTCGGCGTCGGAGGGGTCATCGGACTGCTCTGGTTCAAGAAGACCCTCCCCCCCTACGCGCGCAAGTTCATCGAGCTCGCGATGATGCTCACCGCCGACCACGGCCCGGCCGTCTCCGGGGCGCACAACGCCATCGTGGCCGCGCGCGCGGGCAAGGACGTCATCAGCGCGCTCGTCTCGGGACTGCTCACCATCGGCCCGCGCTTCGGCGGGGCCATCGACGACGCGGCGCGCGTGTTCAAGAAGGCGCACGACGCGGGGCTCACCCCCGAGCGCTTCCTGCGCGAGATGAAGGAGCGAAACGAGAACATCCCCGGCATCGGGCACCGGGTGAAGAGCCTCGAGAACCCGGACATGCGCGTGACCCTGCTCAAGGACTTCTGCCGCAAGAACTTCAAGAAGACCGAGCTGCTCGACTACGCGCTCGAGGTGGAGAAGCTGACGACGCTCAAGCGCTCGAACCTCATCCTCAACGTGGACGGCTGCATCGGCATCTGCTTCGTCGACCTGCTGCGCGGCAGCGGCGCCTTCACGAAGAAGGAGGCCGACGAGATCGTCGAGCTCGGCTGCCTCAACGCGCTCTTCGTGGTCAGCCGGTCGATCGGGCTCATCGGGCACGTCCTCGACCAGAAGCGCCTCAAGCAGCCGCTCTTCCGCGCGGCCTACGACGACATCGCCTATATGACCACGGAGGCCTGA
- a CDS encoding aconitate hydratase, producing MGQNIVEKILHAHLREGEYIPGKEIGIRIDQTLTQDATGTMAYLQFEALGLSEIKTDLSVSYVDHNTVQVGFENADDHRYLQSVAARFGIVYSRAGNGICHQVHLERFGKPGTTLLGSDSHTPTGGGIGQLAIGAGGLDVAVAMGGGNFYLQAPKVCLVRLTGKLKDWVSSKDVVLRMLELLGTKGNVGVMLEYGGPGVGTLSVPERATITNMGAEMGVTTSVFPSDETTRRFLAAQGREKDFVPLAADADAKYERVLELDLSAVEPLAAAPHSPGNIKKVRDLKGMKVHQVCIGSCTNSSFKDMMTAAAILKGKTVHPDVSLAIAPGSRQVLMMLAQNGALHDLIGAGARIMENACGFCIGNHYSPNSGGVSVRTSNRNFEGRSGTQDAQVYLAGPEVAAVAALRGEFVDPRDAGLHYPRVAEPERFLIDDTMFVFPARKGAPVSIERGPNIGEPPKNDRLPDALAGEALVKVGDKITTDHIMPAGARLKYRSNVPKYAQFVFENVDKTFSARSLEAKKAGRHAVIVAGESYGQGSSREHAAMCPMYLGVKAVVAKSFERIHSANLVNFGIVPLVFADPADYDKVQAGDRLRADGLRQALEEGRPVKLKNERTGEVLECRYSLSDRQRRIVAAGGLLNYTTGA from the coding sequence ATGGGCCAGAACATCGTCGAGAAGATCCTTCACGCGCACCTGCGCGAGGGCGAGTACATCCCCGGAAAAGAGATCGGCATCCGCATCGACCAGACCCTCACCCAGGACGCCACGGGCACGATGGCGTACCTGCAGTTCGAAGCGCTGGGGCTCTCCGAGATCAAGACCGACCTCTCCGTCTCCTACGTCGACCACAACACCGTGCAGGTCGGCTTCGAGAACGCCGACGACCACCGCTACCTTCAGTCGGTCGCCGCCCGCTTCGGCATCGTCTATTCCCGCGCCGGCAACGGCATCTGTCATCAGGTCCACCTCGAACGCTTCGGGAAGCCCGGGACGACCCTGCTCGGCTCCGACAGCCACACCCCGACGGGCGGCGGCATCGGCCAGCTCGCGATCGGGGCCGGCGGGCTCGACGTCGCCGTGGCCATGGGCGGCGGGAACTTCTACCTCCAGGCGCCCAAGGTCTGCCTCGTGAGGCTCACCGGGAAGCTCAAGGACTGGGTCTCCAGCAAGGACGTCGTCCTCAGGATGCTGGAGCTCCTCGGCACCAAGGGCAACGTGGGCGTGATGCTCGAGTACGGCGGGCCCGGGGTCGGGACGCTCTCCGTGCCGGAGCGCGCGACGATCACGAACATGGGCGCCGAGATGGGCGTGACGACCTCGGTCTTCCCCTCCGACGAGACGACCCGCCGCTTCCTCGCCGCCCAGGGGCGCGAGAAGGACTTCGTCCCCCTGGCCGCCGACGCCGACGCGAAGTACGAGCGGGTCCTCGAGCTCGACCTCTCCGCCGTGGAGCCGCTCGCGGCCGCGCCGCACAGCCCCGGCAACATCAAGAAGGTCCGCGACCTCAAGGGCATGAAGGTCCATCAGGTCTGCATCGGCTCCTGCACGAACTCCTCCTTCAAGGACATGATGACGGCCGCCGCCATCCTCAAGGGAAAGACGGTCCATCCGGACGTGAGCCTCGCCATCGCGCCCGGCTCCCGGCAGGTGCTCATGATGCTGGCTCAGAACGGCGCCCTCCACGACCTCATCGGCGCCGGCGCACGCATCATGGAGAACGCCTGCGGCTTCTGCATCGGCAACCACTACTCCCCCAACAGCGGCGGCGTCTCCGTGCGCACCTCCAACCGCAACTTCGAGGGCCGCAGCGGCACGCAGGACGCCCAGGTCTACCTCGCCGGCCCCGAGGTCGCGGCCGTCGCCGCTCTGCGCGGGGAGTTCGTCGACCCGCGCGACGCCGGGCTCCACTATCCGCGCGTCGCCGAGCCCGAGCGCTTCCTCATCGACGACACGATGTTCGTCTTCCCGGCCCGCAAGGGAGCCCCGGTCTCCATCGAGCGCGGCCCGAACATCGGCGAGCCGCCGAAGAACGACCGCCTCCCCGACGCGCTCGCCGGCGAGGCGCTCGTCAAGGTCGGCGACAAGATCACCACCGACCACATCATGCCGGCCGGCGCGCGGCTCAAGTACCGCTCGAACGTGCCCAAGTACGCGCAGTTCGTCTTCGAGAACGTCGACAAGACCTTCTCCGCGCGCAGCCTCGAGGCGAAGAAGGCCGGCCGCCACGCGGTCATCGTCGCCGGCGAGTCGTACGGGCAGGGCTCGAGCCGCGAGCACGCGGCGATGTGCCCGATGTATCTCGGCGTGAAGGCCGTCGTCGCGAAGTCCTTCGAGCGCATCCACTCGGCGAACCTCGTGAACTTCGGCATCGTCCCGCTCGTCTTCGCCGACCCCGCGGACTACGACAAGGTCCAGGCCGGCGACCGTCTGCGCGCGGACGGCCTGCGCCAGGCGCTGGAGGAGGGCCGCCCCGTGAAGCTCAAGAACGAGCGCACGGGCGAGGTCCTGGAGTGCCGCTACAGCCTTTCCGACCGCCAGAGGCGCATCGTCGCCGCCGGCGGTCTGCTGAACTACACGACGGGGGCCTGA
- a CDS encoding helix-turn-helix domain-containing protein → MTENAPEQPQKIDVGAVLRKKRQLRGLTHETVHQHTRVPKRLIEALENNDTHAFAAPVYLRGFLKCYCEYLELDFEPLWAELSGQTAQPAPAPVRREKADTPKPAAKDKDSSSRMTLPLSDPTLIPVLLIVGLFAAGGVLWLVTRGREAAAPAANLPPPPPAAVAPVLPPVDMTLRVVSRKETWIRLAVDGALRFEGRLPASARPEWKGKKAFALRAAEPKDLRVLLDGATVQLTSFPKDSDGSYLVAR, encoded by the coding sequence ATGACCGAAAACGCCCCCGAGCAGCCCCAGAAGATCGACGTCGGAGCCGTGCTGCGCAAGAAGCGCCAGCTCCGCGGCCTCACGCACGAGACCGTGCACCAGCACACCCGCGTCCCCAAGCGCCTCATCGAAGCGCTCGAGAACAACGACACGCACGCCTTCGCGGCGCCCGTCTACCTGCGCGGCTTCCTCAAGTGCTACTGCGAGTACCTCGAGCTCGACTTCGAGCCGCTCTGGGCCGAGCTCAGCGGACAGACCGCCCAGCCCGCCCCGGCGCCCGTCCGCCGCGAGAAGGCCGACACCCCGAAGCCGGCCGCGAAGGACAAGGACTCGTCCTCGCGCATGACGCTCCCGCTCAGCGACCCCACGCTCATCCCCGTCCTCCTCATCGTCGGCCTGTTCGCCGCCGGAGGGGTGCTCTGGCTCGTGACCCGCGGCCGCGAGGCCGCCGCCCCCGCGGCGAACCTCCCGCCGCCGCCGCCGGCCGCGGTGGCCCCCGTCCTGCCGCCCGTGGACATGACGCTGCGGGTCGTCTCGCGCAAGGAGACCTGGATCCGCCTCGCCGTCGACGGCGCGCTGCGCTTCGAGGGTCGCCTGCCCGCCTCGGCGCGCCCCGAGTGGAAGGGGAAGAAGGCCTTCGCCCTGCGCGCGGCCGAGCCGAAGGACCTGCGCGTGCTCCTCGACGGAGCCACCGTCCAGCTCACCTCCTTCCCGAAGGACAGCGACGGGAGCTACCTCGTCGCCCGGTGA
- a CDS encoding outer membrane lipoprotein carrier protein LolA — protein sequence MKPYGALLCLALAALPASASAAKTAKTKPVGKPAPAAAPAAADAYSSTAAAAVFAWSSSAPLTLPAVLEHFRLYDRELRSLSASFTQTVDVPETRTNSVSEGTVDYLKPERIRIEHKRPELQTAVTDGKDLWVHRRSQNQVIQSSLEDWKKADPTVSSLMRFGDYARMLETYDAALDTSSARATLTLKPKEKGGTDFRLKLTLSPETLFPETTELLVGSLSVRTALDRIRYNAPVREESFRFEPPAGAEVFRNFKPPKLQ from the coding sequence GTGAAACCCTACGGTGCCCTGCTGTGCCTCGCGCTGGCCGCTCTTCCGGCGTCGGCCTCCGCCGCGAAGACCGCGAAGACGAAGCCCGTCGGGAAGCCCGCGCCGGCCGCGGCGCCGGCCGCGGCCGACGCCTATTCCTCGACCGCCGCGGCGGCGGTCTTCGCCTGGAGCTCGAGCGCCCCGCTGACGCTTCCCGCGGTGCTCGAGCACTTCCGGCTCTACGACCGCGAGCTCCGCTCCCTCTCCGCCTCCTTCACGCAGACCGTCGACGTCCCCGAGACGCGGACGAACTCCGTCTCCGAGGGGACCGTCGACTACCTCAAGCCCGAGCGCATCCGCATCGAGCACAAGCGCCCCGAGCTCCAGACCGCGGTCACCGACGGGAAGGACCTATGGGTCCACCGGCGCTCGCAGAACCAGGTCATCCAGTCGAGCCTCGAGGACTGGAAGAAGGCCGACCCGACCGTCTCCAGCCTCATGCGCTTCGGCGACTACGCGCGCATGCTCGAGACCTACGACGCCGCGCTCGACACCTCCTCCGCCCGCGCGACGCTCACGCTCAAGCCCAAGGAGAAGGGGGGGACGGACTTCCGCCTCAAGCTGACCCTCTCCCCCGAGACCCTCTTCCCGGAGACGACCGAGCTCCTGGTCGGCTCCCTTTCCGTGCGCACCGCCCTCGACCGGATCCGCTATAACGCGCCGGTCCGCGAGGAATCCTTCCGCTTCGAGCCCCCGGCAGGGGCCGAGGTCTTCAGGAACTTCAAGCCCCCCAAACTCCAATGA